The Chryseolinea soli genome contains a region encoding:
- a CDS encoding VOC family protein, producing MIVIRDNKLKLKFDLFALSVKDIDLSVSWYENVLGFVLVSKTEFKAINAKGAFLDGMGIRLELLQPDRSIRLEEMCAEPPEHFCPIGRKSLILIVNDLDELSTRLEGKDIDVIWQKLVICDDRIRNTMLRDVDGNFLIVFERKKHKAS from the coding sequence ATGATTGTAATACGTGACAATAAATTAAAACTCAAATTTGACCTATTCGCCTTGTCGGTAAAAGACATTGATCTGTCCGTCTCATGGTATGAAAATGTACTTGGATTCGTTTTGGTTTCAAAGACGGAATTTAAGGCTATTAACGCTAAGGGCGCTTTTCTGGACGGGATGGGTATTCGTCTTGAATTGTTGCAGCCGGATAGATCGATTCGCCTTGAAGAGATGTGTGCCGAGCCTCCGGAACACTTCTGTCCGATAGGAAGGAAGTCTTTAATTTTGATCGTGAACGACCTGGATGAGCTTTCAACACGACTTGAAGGAAAAGACATTGACGTCATCTGGCAAAAATTAGTGATCTGCGACGATCGTATCAGGAATACGATGTTAAGGGATGTTGACGGAAATTTTCTAATTGTTTTTGAAAGGAAGAAACATAAGGCGTCATAG
- a CDS encoding NADPH-dependent F420 reductase — MKKSFGIIGSGNIGQAVAKHLVKAGYPVIMSNSRGPESVRDVVKSLGEGAKAGSVRDAVKADVVLLSLPWTQASSLTKAADWKNKLVIDATNHFIRHAPDYQLADLHGKASSQIVAEHLPGASVVKAFNTLNFKILGQDPNQSGGRRVLFISGDDAPSKSVVAEVIKELGFAVVDLGDLANGSEFQQAKGPLATLNLIQL; from the coding sequence ATGAAAAAATCATTTGGTATTATCGGATCGGGCAACATTGGACAAGCCGTTGCAAAACATTTAGTTAAAGCTGGATACCCCGTAATCATGAGTAACAGTCGCGGGCCGGAGTCGGTTCGAGATGTGGTAAAATCGTTAGGCGAGGGGGCTAAGGCAGGATCGGTAAGGGATGCGGTCAAGGCCGACGTCGTTCTTCTTTCACTTCCATGGACCCAGGCTTCGTCCCTTACAAAAGCCGCTGACTGGAAAAATAAGTTAGTCATCGACGCGACGAATCATTTCATTAGGCATGCACCCGACTATCAATTGGCAGATCTTCATGGAAAGGCGTCATCTCAGATAGTAGCTGAGCATCTTCCAGGCGCCAGCGTAGTGAAGGCGTTTAACACGCTTAATTTCAAGATACTGGGCCAAGACCCGAACCAGTCCGGTGGGAGAAGAGTATTATTCATCTCCGGTGACGATGCTCCTTCAAAGTCAGTAGTAGCTGAAGTAATCAAGGAGCTTGGTTTTGCAGTAGTTGATTTAGGCGACTTGGCCAACGGCAGTGAGTTTCAACAGGCGAAGGGTCCCCTGGCGACGTTAAATCTAATTCAATTGTAA
- a CDS encoding NADPH-dependent FMN reductase yields the protein MTKIAIILGSTRPNRNGEAVAKWVYQLAAKRTDAEFQLIDLRSVNLPLLDEPMPASFGQYANAHTKKWAETIAPFDAFIFVTPEYNHSTCASLKNAIDFLYKEWNNKAAGFVGYGASGATRAVEHLRLIMAELHVAGVRTQVSLSLITDFENFHIFKPADYHQANLNQMLDQVIAWARALKPLRVA from the coding sequence ATGACCAAGATTGCTATTATTTTAGGCAGCACTCGCCCTAACAGGAATGGCGAGGCTGTTGCCAAATGGGTGTATCAACTGGCAGCAAAACGCACTGACGCTGAATTCCAGTTGATCGATCTGAGAAGTGTTAATCTTCCTTTGCTGGATGAACCAATGCCGGCATCATTCGGGCAATATGCCAATGCGCACACAAAGAAGTGGGCAGAAACAATCGCTCCATTCGACGCCTTTATTTTTGTGACCCCGGAGTACAATCACTCCACCTGTGCATCTCTCAAGAATGCAATTGATTTCCTGTACAAGGAATGGAATAACAAAGCAGCGGGCTTCGTAGGGTATGGAGCTTCCGGGGCTACGCGGGCCGTTGAGCATTTGAGATTGATTATGGCCGAATTGCATGTAGCGGGTGTGCGGACTCAGGTTTCACTTTCATTGATAACCGATTTTGAGAACTTCCATATTTTCAAACCAGCTGATTATCATCAGGCCAACTTGAATCAAATGCTTGATCAGGTTATTGCCTGGGCTAGGGCACTCAAGCCACTGCGTGTGGCGTAA
- a CDS encoding alpha/beta hydrolase translates to MDIKIKETRSGFDKLGGRYGAADNVWMGKQKIKGTPCHWFFKEGAKSDVSVMIYLHGGCYAVGSIKSHQALVSHLSAQLDATILFVDYSLAPEHPFPTAVNEVLNVYNYLVDELRIQNISFVGDSAGGGLTASVVSILNREKRTRNLRDIVMISPWIDLRNNGDSIEGNRSIDPVLTKESLDYFTSLYVGNKNLAEVNPMETLYGTFPPTLIMVGSNEILLDDSKTIFSRIVASQPLAKLKIYQGQTHVWLMDNIQSESAVRAINDIRSFLT, encoded by the coding sequence ATGGACATAAAAATTAAGGAAACTCGTTCCGGGTTTGACAAATTAGGAGGACGCTATGGAGCGGCAGATAATGTTTGGATGGGAAAACAAAAAATCAAAGGCACACCTTGCCATTGGTTCTTCAAAGAGGGCGCCAAATCTGACGTCAGTGTAATGATATATTTACATGGAGGATGTTATGCCGTAGGCTCGATTAAGTCTCACCAGGCGCTTGTGTCTCATCTTTCAGCCCAACTGGATGCCACTATTCTTTTCGTTGACTACAGTCTGGCGCCGGAGCACCCTTTTCCCACGGCTGTAAACGAAGTCTTGAACGTTTACAATTACTTAGTCGATGAACTCCGCATCCAAAACATATCTTTTGTGGGGGATAGCGCCGGAGGGGGATTGACGGCGTCTGTTGTGTCTATCTTAAACCGGGAAAAAAGAACCCGTAACCTAAGGGACATCGTCATGATTTCACCTTGGATTGACCTAAGGAACAATGGCGATTCAATAGAGGGTAATAGAAGCATAGACCCGGTTTTAACCAAGGAAAGCTTAGACTATTTTACGTCACTGTATGTCGGGAATAAGAATTTGGCAGAAGTGAACCCGATGGAAACGTTGTATGGGACTTTCCCACCAACGCTGATTATGGTGGGTTCGAACGAGATCTTGCTAGACGATAGTAAAACAATATTTTCAAGAATTGTTGCTAGTCAGCCTTTAGCCAAATTGAAAATCTACCAGGGTCAGACGCATGTATGGTTAATGGACAACATTCAAAGTGAATCGGCCGTACGGGCGATCAACGACATAAGAAGTTTTTTAACCTAG
- a CDS encoding LLM class flavin-dependent oxidoreductase has translation MEIGIDSFVARKSNEKQSRGQSDAKAIAEQLERIKLADEVGLDVFGIGEHHRHEFLDSATAVILGAAAAITKRIKLTSAVTVLSAADPVRVFEQFATLDLISNGRAEIVAGRGSFIEAFPLFGFDVADYDALYAEKLNLLLTINKNEKVTWSGKFRPALHDQGIYPRPFRNSLPIWMGVGGTPASFKRAGVLGLPLAVAVIGGQTHRFRSLVDLYRESYMAAGHDPSNMKVALHSLGYVGEHTPDTIEEYYPGYAEVFTTIGRERGWPPITRERFNGMIGPEGAIVIGDPANAAAKIIQHSQALGGISRFTFQMDNANLAQMQMMKSIELIGTRVIPIVKKFLGP, from the coding sequence ATGGAAATTGGAATAGACAGCTTTGTGGCAAGAAAATCAAATGAAAAACAATCACGTGGTCAAAGTGATGCCAAGGCGATTGCTGAGCAGTTGGAAAGAATCAAACTGGCCGACGAGGTCGGCCTTGATGTATTTGGAATTGGCGAACACCATCGACATGAATTTTTAGACTCAGCGACTGCCGTTATACTGGGGGCTGCTGCAGCCATCACAAAAAGGATCAAGTTGACCAGTGCCGTTACCGTGCTAAGCGCTGCCGATCCTGTTAGAGTCTTCGAGCAATTTGCAACCCTTGATCTGATATCGAATGGACGAGCGGAGATCGTTGCCGGGAGAGGTTCATTCATAGAGGCGTTCCCGCTCTTCGGATTCGACGTCGCCGATTACGATGCGTTGTACGCTGAGAAGTTGAACCTGTTGCTGACCATCAACAAGAACGAAAAGGTGACCTGGAGTGGCAAGTTCAGACCGGCGTTACATGACCAGGGAATATACCCTCGACCTTTTCGAAATTCACTGCCGATTTGGATGGGCGTTGGAGGTACACCGGCATCTTTTAAAAGAGCTGGGGTGCTTGGACTTCCCTTGGCGGTTGCTGTCATTGGAGGACAAACGCATCGTTTTAGATCTTTGGTCGATCTGTACCGAGAGAGTTATATGGCTGCCGGTCATGACCCTTCAAATATGAAGGTCGCCTTGCATTCATTGGGTTATGTAGGAGAGCACACACCTGACACCATTGAGGAATATTATCCAGGCTATGCAGAAGTTTTTACCACGATAGGCCGCGAAAGAGGATGGCCTCCGATAACACGCGAACGCTTCAATGGAATGATTGGTCCTGAGGGGGCGATTGTAATCGGTGACCCGGCAAATGCGGCGGCGAAGATCATTCAACATAGCCAAGCGTTAGGAGGTATCAGCCGTTTTACTTTTCAAATGGACAACGCCAACCTGGCACAAATGCAAATGATGAAGAGTATTGAGTTGATCGGAACCCGAGTTATACCAATCGTCAAAAAGTTCTTAGGTCCCTGA
- a CDS encoding nuclear transport factor 2 family protein: MNDQERIAIAREYFIRADQGRADVLDLLEEDAEIYFPKFGIGQGRQSLFEMVKGFEGALESIQHDYDTLTFIPSGDYVVVEGTSHGKMSGKSWAGGKTPGGRFCNVFKFRNQRIVSIHIYLDPDYIGEDEARFRWGKNRTW, encoded by the coding sequence ATGAACGATCAGGAAAGGATTGCTATCGCGCGCGAATACTTCATCAGGGCCGACCAAGGACGAGCTGACGTGCTTGATCTATTGGAGGAGGATGCAGAGATTTATTTCCCAAAGTTCGGCATCGGACAGGGGAGACAATCGCTATTTGAAATGGTTAAGGGGTTTGAAGGCGCATTGGAAAGTATTCAGCACGACTATGACACGTTGACGTTTATTCCTTCTGGAGACTACGTGGTGGTTGAGGGCACTTCACATGGCAAAATGTCTGGCAAGTCATGGGCAGGAGGTAAGACACCGGGTGGACGTTTTTGTAACGTGTTTAAATTTCGCAACCAGCGAATCGTTAGTATACACATCTATCTTGATCCTGACTATATCGGTGAGGATGAAGCCAGGTTCAGATGGGGTAAGAACCGCACATGGTGA
- a CDS encoding SDR family NAD(P)-dependent oxidoreductase, which translates to MGTTNKIALITGGSRGLGRNMAISLAKKGIDILFTYNNSKEEADRVVAAIQLQGQKAKAFQLNTKDIKSFDGFFKEVATYLEKQTGEPNFDFLINNAGTGLYTPFAETKEEDFDSIMNIHFKGVFFLTQRALPLINNGGRIINISTGLARFTFPGYSAYGSVKGAIEVLTRYLAKELGPRGIAVNAVAPGAIETDFGGGQVRDNRELNTRMASVTALGRVGLPDDIGGVVAFLCSEEARWINGQRIEVSGGMNL; encoded by the coding sequence ATGGGAACAACGAATAAAATAGCGCTCATCACGGGAGGAAGCCGCGGTCTCGGGAGGAATATGGCCATCAGCCTTGCTAAAAAAGGAATTGATATCTTGTTCACCTACAACAATAGCAAAGAAGAAGCAGACAGGGTCGTCGCGGCAATTCAATTGCAAGGACAAAAAGCAAAAGCATTTCAACTCAATACAAAGGATATAAAATCATTTGATGGATTTTTTAAGGAAGTAGCCACCTATTTAGAAAAGCAAACAGGCGAGCCGAATTTTGATTTTCTCATTAACAACGCGGGAACCGGTTTATACACGCCTTTTGCCGAAACCAAGGAAGAAGACTTTGATTCCATCATGAACATTCACTTCAAAGGCGTATTCTTCCTTACACAAAGGGCCCTCCCGTTAATAAATAACGGGGGAAGGATCATCAACATCTCTACGGGCCTTGCGCGTTTCACTTTTCCGGGTTACTCCGCCTACGGTTCTGTGAAAGGGGCTATCGAAGTATTAACAAGATACCTCGCAAAAGAACTTGGCCCTCGTGGTATTGCTGTCAATGCAGTAGCACCCGGGGCTATCGAAACTGATTTCGGTGGAGGACAGGTAAGAGACAACAGGGAACTGAATACGCGCATGGCCAGTGTCACCGCACTGGGACGTGTAGGACTGCCCGATGATATTGGCGGGGTGGTCGCATTCTTGTGCAGCGAAGAAGCAAGATGGATCAATGGGCAGCGAATTGAAGTGTCGGGTGGAATGAATCTGTAG
- a CDS encoding SDR family NAD(P)-dependent oxidoreductase, which yields MASKNAENESGKGQEAHSGSQSRIPTSKRLEGKVCIITGTGGSMGRAAALTFAREGALVVGCDVQSDTAQATVEAVQGTGGTMVSLQPCHLSESADCQALVDFALRSFGRIDVLFNNAAMASFNWLEDISDEEWSSNRRNEVDLVFYLTRAAWPHLKASRGVVVNNASLNALLSFKTLPSLAHTTAKAGIIGMTRQLAMEGREYGIRANSISPGVIETNQTREQLKDPEWAGYMLGKTLLGRLGRPEEVANVALFLACDDS from the coding sequence ATGGCTTCGAAGAACGCTGAAAATGAATCTGGGAAAGGCCAGGAGGCACACTCAGGATCCCAGTCAAGAATTCCGACATCGAAAAGACTTGAGGGGAAAGTCTGCATTATCACGGGGACCGGTGGAAGCATGGGGCGTGCAGCAGCCTTGACGTTTGCACGAGAGGGCGCTTTGGTTGTAGGGTGTGATGTTCAAAGTGATACCGCACAGGCTACTGTTGAAGCTGTACAAGGCACGGGGGGAACAATGGTCTCCCTGCAGCCATGCCACCTGAGTGAGTCAGCCGACTGTCAGGCGCTGGTTGATTTTGCCCTTCGCAGCTTTGGTCGAATCGACGTACTTTTTAATAATGCAGCCATGGCTTCCTTCAACTGGCTCGAAGACATTTCTGACGAGGAGTGGAGTAGCAATCGCCGGAATGAAGTGGACCTTGTTTTCTATCTCACACGCGCCGCCTGGCCACACTTAAAGGCAAGCCGCGGTGTAGTCGTGAACAACGCTTCTCTCAATGCGCTGCTAAGTTTCAAGACGTTGCCCAGCCTTGCGCATACAACAGCCAAAGCCGGTATTATCGGCATGACCCGACAGCTTGCCATGGAAGGCAGAGAGTATGGGATCAGGGCTAACTCGATTTCGCCTGGAGTGATTGAAACCAACCAGACCAGAGAGCAATTGAAAGATCCGGAATGGGCTGGCTATATGCTTGGAAAGACATTGCTGGGTCGTCTCGGCCGGCCGGAGGAAGTAGCAAACGTTGCTTTATTCCTGGCGTGTGATGACAGTTAA
- a CDS encoding nuclear transport factor 2 family protein — translation MENKQTAVQLLRKSLDRFLAKDMKGWSELCDENVVAEFPFAPEGSPSRIEGRVALYEYLKNYPSFIDVRKLPTLKAYATDDPNVAIAEWSASGVVIGNGNPYEMSYATFVTFRDGRILVYREYWNPIAFLAAMAGNRFDE, via the coding sequence ATGGAAAACAAGCAAACAGCAGTTCAGCTGCTTCGAAAAAGTTTAGACAGGTTTCTTGCAAAAGACATGAAGGGATGGTCGGAGTTGTGCGATGAAAATGTAGTCGCGGAATTTCCTTTTGCCCCTGAAGGCTCGCCCTCCAGAATTGAAGGTCGTGTCGCGCTGTATGAATATTTGAAGAACTATCCAAGTTTCATCGATGTCCGCAAGCTTCCAACTTTGAAGGCCTATGCAACCGATGATCCAAACGTTGCTATTGCGGAATGGAGTGCATCCGGTGTTGTCATTGGCAACGGAAATCCTTATGAAATGAGTTATGCCACTTTTGTGACATTTCGTGATGGTCGTATTCTGGTCTATCGCGAGTACTGGAATCCAATAGCATTCCTGGCAGCCATGGCTGGCAATCGATTCGATGAGTAA
- a CDS encoding SDR family NAD(P)-dependent oxidoreductase — MTTGKTHEGKVALVTGAGQGIGQAIAVALGERGASVIATDLAIPQETVSKIGSTARGFQLDVTKEEDWNAVLTKSQDWGGVDIVVNNAGYFPNRPIDELDLATWRKTITTNLDSHFLSVKYFLPAMRKKKWGRFVGISSNMVGLAIPGMSHYIATKMGIIGFMRGLANDVADDGITANAVLPGLTETLATAQQPDEMKRSVWEQQAIKRLGKPNDITGAVLFLTSNDASFITGQAIVVDGGQYRIG, encoded by the coding sequence ATGACAACAGGAAAAACACACGAGGGAAAAGTCGCTCTGGTAACAGGCGCTGGTCAGGGTATCGGACAGGCAATCGCGGTAGCGCTTGGCGAGCGGGGAGCAAGCGTTATCGCAACAGACCTTGCTATCCCGCAGGAGACTGTAAGCAAGATTGGTTCCACCGCACGCGGATTTCAACTAGACGTCACAAAGGAGGAGGATTGGAACGCTGTGCTCACCAAAAGTCAGGACTGGGGTGGTGTTGACATCGTTGTGAACAATGCCGGTTACTTCCCAAACCGTCCTATAGATGAACTGGATCTCGCGACCTGGAGGAAAACGATCACAACAAATCTTGATTCTCATTTTTTGAGTGTAAAATATTTCTTGCCTGCAATGCGGAAGAAGAAATGGGGCCGCTTCGTGGGCATATCGTCCAATATGGTTGGGCTTGCCATACCAGGCATGAGCCACTACATCGCGACAAAAATGGGAATCATCGGATTCATGCGAGGACTGGCGAATGATGTGGCAGACGATGGCATCACGGCAAATGCTGTATTGCCAGGTCTCACGGAAACATTGGCTACCGCGCAACAGCCTGATGAGATGAAGCGCTCGGTATGGGAGCAACAAGCTATAAAGCGCCTGGGAAAACCGAATGATATCACGGGAGCCGTTTTGTTTTTAACGAGCAATGACGCTTCATTCATTACAGGTCAGGCAATTGTCGTCGATGGCGGCCAGTATCGGATTGGCTAG
- a CDS encoding nuclear transport factor 2 family protein: MKKMSNEQVVREAYRAAEVKDTKAFVSLFTSDGYFWDVSAGQKYYGNDIGKTVDVYAKAFPDMHRELLKFIVKDDEDVVIVELNLQGTHNGPLALPAGSIPATKNKMNAPCCDVWYLENGKIKAFHCYNAGTIIFAQLGVLTNLGAAIK; the protein is encoded by the coding sequence ATGAAAAAAATGTCAAATGAGCAAGTAGTTCGCGAAGCATACAGAGCTGCTGAAGTGAAGGATACAAAAGCATTTGTTTCTCTATTTACAAGTGATGGTTATTTCTGGGATGTATCAGCAGGGCAGAAATATTATGGAAACGATATTGGGAAAACCGTTGACGTGTACGCGAAAGCATTTCCCGATATGCACCGCGAGCTTTTGAAGTTCATCGTTAAAGATGATGAGGATGTGGTCATCGTCGAACTGAATCTACAAGGCACGCACAACGGTCCCCTTGCCCTCCCTGCTGGCAGTATCCCTGCGACGAAGAATAAAATGAATGCGCCTTGCTGTGATGTTTGGTATCTGGAGAACGGAAAGATAAAGGCATTTCACTGTTACAACGCTGGAACAATAATATTCGCTCAGTTAGGGGTTTTGACAAACCTTGGCGCAGCTATCAAATAG
- a CDS encoding amidohydrolase family protein — MALTIDTHHHMLPDFFYEATNETEHPVGGLKPQKWTPETSLSFMDEAGIDVAILSTSTPGIQLSDQVAGRELARRCNELAASLIAQYPKRFGAFASVAMPNIHDAIEEVRYALDVLKLDGVVLFTNSLGVYLGDPTVRPLFDELQKRKAVVYVHPNPSPDPIAHSLGLADNLIDFPTDTTRTIAQLHYGGTFAATPDVKYIFSHAGGTIPYLAHRLSIVDEMKVMGDSSKTGTISESFKRIYWDTALAWSDPILHTLRQIAGISKVVYGTDFPYLRRDLAVKSKIQVAGSAELSDDERKQVLGGNALSLFPRLKSLYNQK, encoded by the coding sequence GTGGCATTGACTATTGACACCCACCATCACATGTTGCCGGATTTTTTCTATGAGGCAACAAACGAAACAGAACATCCTGTTGGCGGTCTTAAACCGCAGAAATGGACGCCGGAAACTTCGCTGTCCTTTATGGACGAAGCGGGGATTGACGTGGCTATCCTTTCGACAAGTACACCGGGCATTCAGTTGTCCGATCAAGTGGCGGGGCGCGAGCTTGCAAGGAGATGCAATGAACTTGCCGCCTCCCTTATCGCCCAGTATCCCAAACGTTTCGGTGCGTTCGCAAGCGTAGCCATGCCAAACATCCATGACGCGATCGAGGAGGTACGATATGCTCTTGATGTGCTCAAGCTGGATGGTGTCGTTTTATTCACCAATTCTCTTGGTGTTTACCTTGGTGACCCAACCGTCAGGCCGTTGTTTGATGAACTGCAGAAACGAAAGGCTGTCGTCTATGTACATCCAAATCCTTCTCCAGATCCCATTGCCCATAGCCTTGGCCTTGCGGATAATCTGATCGATTTTCCGACGGATACTACCAGGACAATTGCTCAGCTACACTATGGGGGAACCTTTGCGGCCACACCTGATGTCAAGTACATCTTCTCGCATGCCGGTGGAACAATCCCGTACCTCGCGCATAGACTGTCCATAGTTGACGAGATGAAAGTCATGGGCGACAGCTCCAAGACTGGAACGATCAGCGAGTCCTTCAAGAGAATATACTGGGATACCGCCCTGGCCTGGTCCGATCCGATACTGCACACGCTCCGCCAAATCGCCGGGATAAGCAAGGTGGTCTATGGCACGGATTTCCCTTACCTGCGAAGAGACCTCGCTGTAAAAAGCAAAATCCAAGTTGCAGGAAGCGCCGAACTGTCAGACGATGAAAGAAAACAAGTATTGGGTGGCAACGCGCTCAGCCTGTTCCCGAGACTCAAATCTTTATACAATCAAAAATAA
- a CDS encoding aldehyde dehydrogenase family protein has product MKTYQYYAGGAWRDAENGRTFDDMEPYSGKIFAKIAAASKKDMNFALKAAADAFPAWAATTPAQRAELLFKAAAIIKRRRTEIAEILAKETGSTISFATFQQDLLAGTLEMGAGWAYENKGEVLQSNVPGSFSIGLRRPLGVVASFTPWNGASILSWRTVISPIVAGNTVVVKPSEFAPVSAGLMIAEIAHEAGFPPGVINVVTHAPGEAGPLSDEIFENPNVRVINLIGGVKTARYLAERAGKTLKRTVLELGGYNPMIILDDVDVDDAVRAATFGSFFHQGQICMNTRKIIIQRKIYKEFLEKFVARTKSLPFGDPEDHKTIIGPLIHQAAIKLTDDRVKDAVSKGAKVMAGGKSDGPIYHPTILIDVPYDAIVSNEETFGPIVIVEPVDTVEEAAAVANRTSYGLVSSIFTKDTYKAFELAPKILHGVVNINSPTVNEETHAPMGGVKDSGWGRTGPHSIEDFTDLIWVNSRSTQRQYPF; this is encoded by the coding sequence ATGAAAACGTATCAATACTACGCGGGTGGCGCCTGGAGAGACGCCGAGAACGGTCGCACGTTCGATGACATGGAACCCTATAGCGGAAAGATCTTTGCAAAGATTGCAGCTGCTTCAAAAAAGGACATGAACTTTGCGCTAAAGGCTGCCGCCGACGCTTTCCCTGCGTGGGCCGCGACCACACCTGCACAAAGAGCAGAACTTTTATTCAAGGCCGCTGCTATTATAAAAAGAAGACGAACAGAAATTGCTGAGATCCTGGCGAAAGAAACCGGAAGCACTATTTCATTTGCAACCTTTCAGCAGGACCTGCTTGCAGGAACGCTTGAAATGGGAGCTGGATGGGCGTATGAAAACAAAGGAGAAGTTCTACAGTCAAATGTTCCCGGCTCATTTTCAATCGGCTTGCGTCGGCCTCTTGGCGTGGTGGCAAGTTTCACGCCGTGGAACGGAGCCAGCATACTATCCTGGCGTACAGTGATATCGCCGATTGTCGCCGGTAATACAGTTGTTGTAAAGCCTTCAGAGTTTGCACCGGTTTCAGCGGGACTTATGATTGCCGAGATCGCGCACGAAGCCGGCTTCCCTCCCGGTGTCATCAATGTGGTGACCCACGCACCTGGTGAGGCGGGACCGTTGTCCGATGAAATTTTTGAAAACCCTAACGTACGGGTCATCAACCTGATCGGTGGCGTTAAGACGGCCAGGTATCTTGCCGAGCGCGCCGGAAAAACATTAAAGAGAACGGTCCTTGAACTGGGTGGTTATAACCCGATGATTATCCTCGACGATGTTGATGTGGACGATGCAGTAAGGGCGGCGACATTCGGATCTTTCTTTCACCAGGGGCAGATCTGTATGAATACCAGGAAAATCATTATTCAACGAAAGATTTATAAGGAGTTCCTCGAGAAGTTTGTTGCCAGAACCAAGTCGTTGCCGTTTGGTGATCCGGAAGATCATAAGACAATCATTGGTCCGCTCATCCATCAGGCGGCAATCAAGTTGACCGACGATCGTGTGAAAGATGCCGTCAGCAAAGGAGCAAAGGTGATGGCCGGCGGGAAGTCTGATGGCCCGATCTACCATCCCACCATTCTGATCGATGTTCCCTACGATGCCATCGTATCGAATGAAGAAACGTTCGGCCCGATCGTGATTGTGGAGCCCGTTGATACGGTTGAAGAAGCAGCCGCCGTAGCAAACCGTACATCCTATGGCTTGGTATCATCGATCTTTACAAAAGACACCTACAAGGCGTTTGAGCTGGCACCAAAGATCCTGCATGGCGTAGTAAACATCAATTCGCCGACGGTAAATGAGGAAACACATGCGCCGATGGGCGGTGTCAAAGACAGCGGCTGGGGACGTACCGGTCCACACAGCATCGAGGATTTCACGGACCTCATATGGGTCAACTCCCGAAGCACGCAACGTCAGTATCCTTTTTAA